ACCATCACCGAGCAGTCGGTTGCCCTGCGCTTTGTGGTCCTCGCGGACCGGCTGTACGACAAGGATGTTCCGATTCTCGCCAGTGGTGTTCCGTTCGATCAGCTCTTCACTGAGGAAATGATGAACGGTGGGTACATGAAGAAGTACTTCCGTGCTGTGTCCAGGCTTACCGCCCTGGCTCGCGAGGGTCAGACCGGGGAAGCGGCCTAGTCTCGGTTGGCGGTGCCGGGGCTGCTTTGAATAACTGATGGCAAAGATGGGGGTCTTGTGCGCAGAGCAGTTATCTTGGGTGGCAGCGGACTGATTGGCCGTGCCGTTGCCCGGCGGCTTTTGTCGTCCGGCTGGAATGTCGATATCACGGGCAGGAACCCATCCAACGTTCCTGCCGATCTCACCGCCTCGGGTGCGGCATTTCATGCGGCCGACCGCAGCGATACCGGGGCTCTGCGGCATCTTGTGGGCTCTGGTGCGGATTTGCTGGTGGATTGCCTGTGCTTCACTGCAGCTGATGCCCTGCATCTTCTTCCGTTTGTGGGTGATGTGGGATCGTCTGTGATGCTCTCCAGCAAAGCCGTTTATGTCGATTCGTTTGGGCGGCACGTGAATTCGCCCGACCGTCCTGTCTTTTCCGGCCCAGTTTCTGAAGACCAGCCCACTGTCGCTCCGGGCAACGGCTATTTCGACTCGCCCGAAGGGTATGGACGCAACAAGGTAGCTGCTGAACACGTGCTGCTGGACAGTGGGCATCCGGTCACTGTCCTCCGTGCGTCAAAGGTACATGGGGAGGGTGCCTCTCCTGCCCGTGAATGGGTCTTTGTCCGTCGTGTCCTGGATGCCCGAAAAGCCGTGTTTCTGACTTCCTCCGGTTCCGGTGTAGACCATACGACTGCAGCTGTGAACGTCGCTGCGCTGGTGGAGCGTATTGCGGCGAACCCCGGTAGCCGGATCCTCAACAGCGCAAATCCTGATGCTCCGAGTGCTCTCGAGATTTCACGTGTTGTCGCGGCCTATTTCGGACACCGGTGGGAGGAGATACTGCTTGCCGGTGGAAGTGGGTCTGGCGGCCGTGCTGGCAGCGCTGGCAGTGGTGCCAGTGCGGGGAGTGGTGGCGGTCGTGGTTCAGGGGGAGCAGCGCCGGGTGAGCGTGGCAGTGCCCAGCTGGGTACGCATCCCTGGGAGAGTGCTGCGCCCATTATTCTGGACACCCGTGCCTCTCTGGAGCTCGGTTACGTTCCTGTGGGTGATTACGCAGCCACGGTCCAAACTGAGCTGGACTGGCTTTCCAGGAGTGTCGACGATCCTGCCTCTGCAGCCGGGCGTCTGGAATTCTTCAACCGATACGTTGACTACGCTGCGGAAGATCGATTTATGTCGGAACGTCGGTAGCACTCTGTCGAATACTGACGCTGGTTTTGCCGGCCATCCTGCGGCACACCAGCCAGAAGCACCGCTAGCAACCGAAACCCATTGGATTTTTGGAGGCGATTATCCGCGACACTGCGAGATTCCGCCTTCCAAACGCTAATCGTTTGTGGTGCGCTGGGGTGGTCCTGCTAACCGGGGGTCTTCGCAGGGATAGACGACTTAAATGACGAAGGTCCTGGTGCCGCCACTCGGCGGAACCAGGACCCTTGTCGTGCTCTGAAGCTTATACGGCCGGAGGAGTCGGTCCGGAATCAGTTCCGGAGTCGGGACCCTGCTTGCGGTCGACCTTGTCTACCGCCTCTGAGGCCTTGCTCTGGAAGCCATCGATCTTGTCGGAGTACTTTCCGCCAGTCTTCTGATCGACGAAGTTTCCTGCGTGATCGATGCCGCCCTTGATCTTGTCAGCGTTTCCGCCCACAAACTCGGTTGCCTTGTCCTTCAGCTCTCCGGCCTTGCCCTTGAGCCCGTCAAATACAGACACGGACACCTCCTTTCGCAGGGGAAACCAAACGTTTCCCGTTCATTTCAATCGTAAGGCAACTGAGTTGATGGACCAACAGCTGCAACTGGGCCTTTGGGCAGGGTGCTGGCGCGATGACGGGCTGAACGCGCGGGAAGGACCGCTGCCAAGCTTGAAGAAGTGGCGCCTCTCCTGTCCGGCCACCCTAATTGCCGGAGCGCGGGTCCCGATCTGCCCGCAGTCCTCGGATGAGCTTGTGGGCAGTCCCGAACCGGGATATGGCGCCCGCACCTCACACCGTTTGTCGGTCTCGGCGCAGTGGATGGAAATACGTGTTGCGCAGCGGTGCTTGGAAGGGATCCACGTAGGTGGGCGGGATGAACCACGGGACACCGTTCCTGACGCGGATGCGCCATTTCTCCCGGTGTATCAAATGATGGTGGAACCCGCAGAGCAGGACACCGTTGTCGGTACTGGTAGCGCCGCCACGGGAGTAATACTCAATGTGGTGGGCCTCGCACCACGGCGCCGGTGAGGTGCAACCGGGGAAAGCACATCCGCCGTCTCTGGCGGTTAGTGCTTTTCTAAGATGCGGCGGGAAGTAGCGGGAAGCACTTCCCACATCCAATATGCGGCCCTCACCGCTCAGGACAACCGGAATGATGTCCGCCTCGCAGGCGATGCGGCGGATTTGGTGGGGTGGGACGGGGCCAGCAAAGGCCAGCATGCCGCTTTCCGTTTTTCTCCCTACTCGTTCCTGGAGCTGCTCATAAGGAACGATAGCCAGGACCTGCGGCTTGGACCCTCCGTTGGCGGGGAGCTGCCCAGACGACAGGGCGATCCTGCAGGATGACACGAGGCCGTCCAGGCACTTTTGCGGATAGCTCCGCCGGTCGGCGGGGACTGCACGTTCGTTTCCTTCCAGATCCACGCAGGCTCCATCCGCAGGTTGCCCCGCGTCGTTCCGGGGGCTGGTTTCCGGAGACAACGCCGTCATGAGGGTTTCGAATTGATCCTCCGTCGCGAAAATATCCAGGCGGTGCATCCCGCGGTACTTCCGGCGGATAAACAGGCCCTGCAGTTCGGCCTTTTGCTGCTCAGACGGTTCAGTTCCATCAGGGTCCAACTGGTTCACCCAGGCGCTGGCCACCACAGTGAGGGCATCCAGGTCCTGGCTGACAGCCACTTCCGTCAGTGCCTCCTCCATGGAGGCCCTGTCCTCCGGGCTGCCGCAGCCTTGCACGTGTTTCATGGCCACACTGACCGTCTGGGCGGCTTGCCCGGACACCAGCCCCTGAGCCACCCGAGCGGACAGTGCTGCGAGCTCAGGTTCGATTCTCTGACCAGTCAGGCTAGTTGCCGGCATAAGAGCCGATCCAAGGCAGATTCGCCTCCACGCCTCGCGACGGCTAATCCGAAGCCGCTGCCGCATGTAGTCCGCTGTGCTCTTAAACTCCTGCTGGGCTTTCCCGGCCGCGGTAGTCCACGATCCTGACATCTCAGCACAAACCCGTCCTCGGTCCATCGCGGCTGCGGTGCCGACCTGCAGATAGTCCACAAACCGGGAAAGTTCCTCGACAGTGGATGCAAGAGATGCAAGTTCGGCACAGTTGAGGCGGGGGAGCCATTCGTTAACATCAGAGGCGGCGTTACGGACGGAGTAAAGGGCATGGAGTAGCCCTGTAGGACTTATGTGCTCAGTCTCACCAGTCAGAGTTTCGGGCTGTCCGGTCTGTATGGTCCGCGGCGGGTTACCGGTGGGGCCGGCAGTTCCGGTCATCCACGTTGTCCTCGGGGCAGCGATCTCTTCGTCCATGGCATCCAGCCTCTCAAGATGAAGGCCCGGCGTCGAACACATGTTCGAAGTTGGGGAAAAGGCTGCGTCAGTCCGCAAAATTCCGCATTTGTGGAGGAGAAGTCGGGAGGCCAGCACTTCCACGGAGAAACGCCGGAAGGTTAGCGCACGAGACGAATCCCTGAAGCCACGTTGGACAAAGCCGCGTTAAACACAGAAGGAGCAGGCCGTTTGGCCTGCTCCTTCTGTGTGTCGCCCCGAAACATCCCCGGAAAGCAACTATGTGAGCGGACGACGGGATTCGAACCCGCGACATCCACCTTGGCAAGGTGGTGCTCTAGCCAGCTGAGCTACGTCCGCAAAAAAGACAACCTGGGTTGTCCGTGCGCGATACTGGGATCGAACCAGTGACCTCTTCCGTGTCAGGGAAGCGCGCTACCGCTGCGCCAATCGCGCTTGATGCATCAAGTCTCCCAAAGGAGGCCCCGATGCAGTCAAGAGAGCGGACGACGGGATTCGAACCCGCGACATCCACCTTGGCAAGGTGGTGCTCTAGCCAGCTGAGCTACGTCCGCAAAAACACAGTTGTGCGTCAAAACGCCTAACTGTAGTGCGCGATACTGGGATCGAACCAGTGACCTCTTCCGTGTCAGGGAAGCGCGCTACCGCTGCGCCAATCGCGCCCATAAGGGCTTGCAAGTCCACCGTGGAGGTGGGGACGGGATTCGAACCCGCGTATACGGCTTTGCAGGCCGCTGCCTCGCCTCTCGGCCACCCCACCGTGACCACTGCATAAGCATAGGCCGACCGGTCAACATCAACCGGTTTTACAGTGACTTGCGAGCGGACGACGGGATTCGAACCCGCGACATCCACCTTGGCAAGGTGGTGCTCTAGCCAGCTGAGCTACGTCCGCATGCTGAAGAAGTTAGTGTAATCGTCCTCGAATCGCTTTCGCGTTTCGCGGCGAACTCCCGCTTTCCAACGAAGAAAAACTCTACTGGACGATTCGAAGTTCGTCCAATCGGGACTAATTTGCGCCACGCCGGAAGCAGTCGTCCTCACCTGTATGTCTTCGCAGGTGGGGGTGGTGAAGCGGCTTGAGGCGGGCTCCTGGGGAGTAGCAAACAGAGCAAGCGGACAAGGTGTGGCCGGCCGTGCGGGAGTAACGGTGCGGAAATGGGCAACGGAAGGGGGTAGCCGCCTGTGCGCGATGACGCCGGGCTGAGCCGCGCACGACGACGGCGGGCTGGGCCGCGCACGACGGGTGCCCTGCGGACGACGACGGCGGCAGGCTGAGCCGCGCACGACGGCGGACCGGGTGCTCCGTGCCGCGCAACCCGTCGCGGAGATCAGCAGGCGCTCCGGCCCCGCCCGCTGTGTTCTGCTGCGACTGGCGTCTTCTCCGACGGCTTGCCCCGACGCGGATCGTGCATCGGTTTGGAGCCAGCTCCAATCTGGGCTAGCATCTTTAGACGTTGCGGTTGTGAAAACAATTTGCAGCAAGGGGGCGATTGGCGCAGTGGTAGCGCGCTTCGTTCACACCGAAGAGGTCACTGGTTCGAACCCAGTATCGCCCACCAAAAGCTGTTGAAGAATTGTCGCTAAGAGGTCCCCCAGGGGGCCTCTTTTCGTATCTCAGGGCAGAAACCCCTGCGCTAGTTTTGCGCGTTGTTCCGATGCGAATACCAACGCTGCCAGGCCTGCAGCCAGCGGGCCTCGGCTGCTGGGTCGGCGATCCCGCAGCACCATAGATCCTGGGCAGCCCGACTGGGTACGTCACTCGCGAAGACGGCATGGCGGATGCTCTCGGCCACCGCCTCGGTGCCAGCCTCTTGCCACCACGGCACGGCAGACGACAGAGCTTTCATTTGATCCAGCAGAGCCATCAACGCCTGGGCAGCTGCCGGAGCATCCTGCCCGGTGAAGTGCATCTGGCTCCGGTGGGCTTCCGTCCACCGGGTGCGCAGCTCCATCATCCACCGGCGCACCTCGGCATACCCGGCAGGATCGGGATTCTCCAGGCTCGTGAGGATAAGTCGCTCGATGGCACCGAATCGGATGCTTGCGCAAGCCTGCGCAAATCCGGGCGGAGCGTCCTCTTGTTCCGCGTGCTCGAGCGTCAATGCGGCGAATGAGCTCAGGTCGGAAACGACGGTAAGGCGAATCTCGGACAACTCGACTCCGCGGGCAACGATCGTGGCAAAAGTGCCGGGGAACCCCGGTCCGGGCGGCAGGACTTCGGCGGATAGATATACGTGGGCGGCGAAAGCATCACCCTGACGGCGGACCACACAGGCCGCACGGGTCTCCTCTACGAGGATCGTTGCATGTTCCAGAGGTGAAAGGCCGGCTTCGTGGGGATCGGCACCAGGGGTTGACGACTCACTGAGACGGGCGGCAAAAGACAGCAGGGCTGCCTCCAGCAGGACTCCCCGGACAGGTGTCCGACGGCGGTCAGCCGGGCGCGACGTCACCGAAAGGAACGGACCGGCAGGGTTGCGCGGGTCGCCAAAATCGAGCACAACATAGTGGGAATGGACGTTCCCGAGCACCTGACGAACGCGCCCGGGGAGCTTCGGGACAGCCAGCCCCAGCACCGGAGGAACGGCCAGCGGGTCCTCCCAGAGAGGCTCCCGGGGCATGGCGAACGGACTGCCGGAGCTGGCATCGGGAGGCGTTCGGTCCGCTCGGTCAGGCCATGCGTCCATGCAGGCGATGGTCGCATGGGGTGGTTGACCGGGTCTAGGGGGCGCGGCAGAATGCAGACTCACGTGTAACCAATGACACATGGAAACAAACAGACAACACAGGTAAGCAAACGATGAGGAGTGCATGATGCGGAAGCTCTGGACCAAAAACGGTCGCCCCCTGCTCAATGACGGCAATACGGTGCTGGTGCCTTCGGGTGCGGTGGTGGGAAAAATCAGCGGTGACCGGGTGTTTGCAGGAGAGGATCTCGCCTACGTTGGCACGCTGGTGGGGGATCGGCTGGTGTTCCGCAGCTACGACATCGATGGCCCGGACCGTCACTACACGCGTCCCGTAAGCGTTGCGGACGTTGAAGAGGTACCGCCGGCACGCATGTGGGGCGATGAGCCCGTGATCCCTGACTGACCATGTGGTGCCGGTCTTTATTTGGCCGGCAAGCTTTTTATTTGACCAGGAAACGGAACAAATATTTGGCCCGCACCTATTCCCTGTGATGCAAATCACAAGTATGGTTCGGGGGAACGGCTCCGATTCGAGCCGATCAGCCCCTTCGAGGCCACGCGCCAAGGCGGGAGCGGCGAAGTCAGCAGCAGACCAGGACAAGAACCGGCACAGGGTTGTGCCGGGATGGAAGCAGGGAGATGCAGCTATGACCAGTGTTCAAAACGACCCGACTGTCGTTGAAGCGATCGACACGTCGAAGGTGCCGTACCGGGTGGAAAATGAGCTCTTGGTTCCGACGGCCCGGTACCACGACAAGGAGTTCTTCGAGGTGGAGAAGAACCTTTGGAAGCACGCGTGGCAGCTGGCCTGCCACGGCACGGAAATCCCCAAGCCCGGAGACTTCACGGAATACACCATCCTTGACCAGTCCATCATGCTCATCCGCCAGAAGGACGGCAGCGTCAAGGCGTTCCACAATGCCTGCCGGCACCGCGGCACGGCGATTGCCTGCGGCTCCGGCACTTTCCGGGCCGACCAGGTCGTTTGCCCCTTCCACGGTTGGCGCTGGAATCTTGAGGGCAAGAACACCTACATCTACGCCAAGGATGCCTTCCGCGAGGAAACCGTTCAGCAGGCGGATGTCGACCTCGCCGAAGTGCAGGTGTCGGAGCGCTGGGGATTCGTTTGGATCAACATGGATCCCAAAGCCGTCTCCTTCGAGGAATGGCTTGGAGGGATCAAGGGTCCGCTCGACGGCAACGGATTCGAAAAGGCACACATTACGTGGTGGCACCAGATCGAATTCGAGGCGAACTGGAAGATCGCTCAGGAGGCCTTCTTTGAGGCCTATCATGTGATGCAGGCACACCCCGAGATGGCCGGATTCCTGCGCGATGAAGACTTTAACGCCCTCGCCTTCGCGCACTACAGCACGGATCCGCAGGGGCACGGGTGGACCGATTCCAGAGCGCCGAGAATCCTGCAGCTGCCGGGTCAGGAAGACCGGCTTTTTGCAGACCCGGAGAAGATGACACCTGCGGTGAAGTTCTATATGAGTGCGAAGGTCATGTGGGAAGGATCGCAGTCGCAGACGAATGCTCACTACATCGCGATTCTGGAAGATTTGTTGGAGATAACCGATGCCAACGAATTCTTCGGTGAGTTCTTCAAGCGGGCCTACATCGATGCCGCGATGCGCGGAGTCGAGCTGACACCCATGCATCCGGACACCACCGGGCACTGGACAATGTTTCCGAACTTCACCGGTGTGGCGATGCTGGGCTGCGGCCTGGTCTACCGTGCGCGTCCCCACCCCACGGACCCCAACAAATGCATCTACGACTTCTTCGCCCTGGAAATCCCTCCCACGGGCACCCCGGTCAAGAAGCCCAAGATCGGAGCAGACGACGCGCCCACATGGGATGAACTGTGGTTCGTCCAGCAGGACGCGAGCAACATTGAGCGAATGCAAACGGGTATCCGCTCGTCGGACCTGGAGCATGTCCGTCTCGGTGTCGACGTCGAGCGCCTGATCGTCAACTGGCATCAGGCACTGGACCGAGAACTCGCCAAGTACCTGTAGCCGGAAATGTCTGCGGAGCCGGTATCCATCCCGTTCCCGAAGGTGCGCGTTGAGCCTGCCGGGGTGGTGATCGAGGTAATGGACGGGGAAACCCTCTTCGACGCGGCCTATCGGGAAGGGTATGACTGGCCGACTGTCTGCGCCGGACAGGGCACCTGCTCCCGGTGTCACGTGAGGATCCTGCAGGGTGCTGACCAGGTGGCGCCAGT
This genomic interval from Arthrobacter sp. zg-Y820 contains the following:
- a CDS encoding NAD-dependent epimerase/dehydratase family protein, whose translation is MGGSGLIGRAVARRLLSSGWNVDITGRNPSNVPADLTASGAAFHAADRSDTGALRHLVGSGADLLVDCLCFTAADALHLLPFVGDVGSSVMLSSKAVYVDSFGRHVNSPDRPVFSGPVSEDQPTVAPGNGYFDSPEGYGRNKVAAEHVLLDSGHPVTVLRASKVHGEGASPAREWVFVRRVLDARKAVFLTSSGSGVDHTTAAVNVAALVERIAANPGSRILNSANPDAPSALEISRVVAAYFGHRWEEILLAGGSGSGGRAGSAGSGASAGSGGGRGSGGAAPGERGSAQLGTHPWESAAPIILDTRASLELGYVPVGDYAATVQTELDWLSRSVDDPASAAGRLEFFNRYVDYAAEDRFMSERR
- a CDS encoding antitoxin, which encodes MSVFDGLKGKAGELKDKATEFVGGNADKIKGGIDHAGNFVDQKTGGKYSDKIDGFQSKASEAVDKVDRKQGPDSGTDSGPTPPAV
- a CDS encoding DUF222 domain-containing protein, with protein sequence MCSTPGLHLERLDAMDEEIAAPRTTWMTGTAGPTGNPPRTIQTGQPETLTGETEHISPTGLLHALYSVRNAASDVNEWLPRLNCAELASLASTVEELSRFVDYLQVGTAAAMDRGRVCAEMSGSWTTAAGKAQQEFKSTADYMRQRLRISRREAWRRICLGSALMPATSLTGQRIEPELAALSARVAQGLVSGQAAQTVSVAMKHVQGCGSPEDRASMEEALTEVAVSQDLDALTVVASAWVNQLDPDGTEPSEQQKAELQGLFIRRKYRGMHRLDIFATEDQFETLMTALSPETSPRNDAGQPADGACVDLEGNERAVPADRRSYPQKCLDGLVSSCRIALSSGQLPANGGSKPQVLAIVPYEQLQERVGRKTESGMLAFAGPVPPHQIRRIACEADIIPVVLSGEGRILDVGSASRYFPPHLRKALTARDGGCAFPGCTSPAPWCEAHHIEYYSRGGATSTDNGVLLCGFHHHLIHREKWRIRVRNGVPWFIPPTYVDPFQAPLRNTYFHPLRRDRQTV
- a CDS encoding aromatic ring-hydroxylating dioxygenase subunit alpha; this translates as MTSVQNDPTVVEAIDTSKVPYRVENELLVPTARYHDKEFFEVEKNLWKHAWQLACHGTEIPKPGDFTEYTILDQSIMLIRQKDGSVKAFHNACRHRGTAIACGSGTFRADQVVCPFHGWRWNLEGKNTYIYAKDAFREETVQQADVDLAEVQVSERWGFVWINMDPKAVSFEEWLGGIKGPLDGNGFEKAHITWWHQIEFEANWKIAQEAFFEAYHVMQAHPEMAGFLRDEDFNALAFAHYSTDPQGHGWTDSRAPRILQLPGQEDRLFADPEKMTPAVKFYMSAKVMWEGSQSQTNAHYIAILEDLLEITDANEFFGEFFKRAYIDAAMRGVELTPMHPDTTGHWTMFPNFTGVAMLGCGLVYRARPHPTDPNKCIYDFFALEIPPTGTPVKKPKIGADDAPTWDELWFVQQDASNIERMQTGIRSSDLEHVRLGVDVERLIVNWHQALDRELAKYL
- a CDS encoding 2Fe-2S iron-sulfur cluster-binding protein encodes the protein MSAEPVSIPFPKVRVEPAGVVIEVMDGETLFDAAYREGYDWPTVCAGQGTCSRCHVRILQGADQVAPVAPSEPEQRVIKRVAQRNYENKTEGIRLACQIEFAADVTVEQLVFRGERLPGT